From one Odontesthes bonariensis isolate fOdoBon6 chromosome 14, fOdoBon6.hap1, whole genome shotgun sequence genomic stretch:
- the stk25b gene encoding serine/threonine-protein kinase 25 has translation MAHLRDMQNQNTRLDPEEYFTKQERIGKGSFGEVYKGINNRTKEVVAIKIIDLEEAEDEIEDIQQEITVLSQCDSPFVTKYFGSYLKGTKLWIIMEYLGGGSALDLLRPGPLEETYIATILREILKGLEYLHSERKIHRDIKAANVLLSEQGDVKLADFGVAGQLTDTQIKRNTFVGTPFWMAPEVIKQSAYDFKADIWSLGITAIELAKGEPPNSDLHPMRVLFLIPKNTPPTLEGPYSKPFKEFVEACLNKDPRFRPTAKELLKHKFITRYTKKTAYLTELIDRYRRWKSEGHGEESSSDDSDMDADGDVDQCPMWTFPTVRPTSMNKLQKGYTHTDSESGDSMKRQPKSQCLSALVTPIFRELKDKRRASGGGVGAIEELENAFNLAEESCPGISDRLVTHMMERVCRFSLNGNTTPSSR, from the exons ATGGCACACCTTCGAGACATGCAGAACCAG AATACCCGGCTGGACCCCGAGGAGTACTTCACCAAGCAGGAGCGGATTGGGAAGGGCTCTTTTGGAGAGGTGTACAAAGGCATCAACAACCGCACCAAAGAGGTGGTGGCAATTAAAATTATCGACCTGGAGGAGGCAGAGGATGAGATAGAAGACATTCAACAGGAGATCACAGTATTGAGCCAGTGTGACAGTCCTTTTGTTACCAAGTATTTTGGATCGTACCTGAAG GGGACAAAGCTGTGGATTATCATGGAGTATTTAGGTGGAGGATCTGCACTGGATCTG CTCCGCCCGGGACCTCTTGAAGAGACCTACATTGCTACTATACTAAGGGAAATACTTAAAGGACTGGAGTATCTGCACTCTGAAAGGAAGATTCACAGAGACATTAAAG CCGCCAATGTGCTCTTGTCGGAGCAAGGCGACGTGAAGCTTGCAGATTTTGGGGTGGCAGGACAGCTGACAGATACCCAGATCAAGAGGAATACATTTGTTGGCACACCTTTCTGGATGGCTCCAGAGGTCATCAAGCAGTCAGCCTATGACTTCAAG GCTGATATCTGGTCCCTGGGAATCACTGCCATTGAATTGGCCAAAGGGGAACCCCCAAACTCCGATCTACACCCAATGAGGGTCCTTTTCCTGATCCCCAAAAACACTCCCCCTACATTGGAAGGTCCTTATAGCAAACCTTTTAAAGAGTTTGTGGAGGCTTGTCTAAATAAAGaccctcgtttt AGGCCGACTGCCAAAGAGCTGCTGAAGCACAAGTTCATCACACGTTACACCAAGAAGACAGCTTATCTGACAGAGCTCATAGACCGTTACCGACGCTGGAAATCAGAGGGACATGGGGAGGAATCCAGCTCTGACGACTCAGATAT GGATGCTGATGGAGATGTAGATCAATGTCCCATGTGGACCTTCCCCACAGTCAGACCGACCTCTATGAACAAATTGCAGAAgggctacacacacacagattcagAG TCAGGAGATTCTATGAAGAGGCAACCTAAATCACAATGCCTGTCTGCTTTGGTAACACCAATCTTCAGAGAG TTGAAGGACAAGCGGCGAGCTAGCGGCGGTGGAGTGGGAGCCATTGAGGAACTGGAGAATGCCTTCAACCTGGCAGAGGAGTCCTGTCCAGGCATCTCTGACCGTCTTGTCACACACATGATGGAGAGAGTGTGCAG GTTTTCGTTAAACGGTAACACCACTCCATCTTCGCGGTGA